Proteins encoded in a region of the Acidimicrobiales bacterium genome:
- a CDS encoding ASKHA domain-containing protein has translation MTDADVTVVFTPSGVKTRVPAGTTLLDAARSVAVDLDSTCGGRGLCGRCQVRPAFGEFAKWKIASTPDDVSEWTSSETNYRGRRPIADGNRLGCQALVCGDLVVDVPAESQVHRPVVRKKIDLTGLTLDPLVVARYVELPSLDLGDERTDAELLATALEADWGITDAIVDARSLPDLQLAIRTGKRAVTAIVHTDGTVMHVRPGFDETVLGLAIDVGSTTIAGYLVDLATGEVIAGGGAMNPQIRFGEDLMSRVSYVMMNPGGERELTAAVRAALDGMVDELAADLSEESVDLRRRIHDVVLVGNPVMHHLLLGIDPTPLGAAPFTLTVGAPVDLRADELDLDLPFARAHVGPCIAGHVGADAAAATLNEGTHRSDHPQLMVDVGTNAEIVLGTARATYAASSPTGPAFEGAQISCGMRATAGAIERIRIDRATFAPRYKVIGSDLWSDEPGFAEETAKLDVAGLCGSAIIEIIGEMYLAGVCDQNGVVQGALAAVTDRVKPDHRTFRYVIRAAEGDDPELAITQDDVRQIQLAGSALRAGIDLLMEHAGIDEVHDVRLAGAFGAHIDPLYALVLGLVPDCPVEGVRAVGNSSGAGAVRMLVSAAQRAEIAAAVDGIEKIETATEPRFQELFVAAMAFPHDTAPSPHLAGIVDLPPRLAESASGRPKRRRRRPPPT, from the coding sequence ATGACCGACGCCGATGTCACCGTGGTCTTCACCCCCTCGGGGGTGAAGACCCGCGTCCCGGCCGGCACCACCCTGCTCGACGCCGCCCGTTCGGTGGCCGTCGACCTCGACTCCACCTGCGGAGGCCGGGGCCTCTGCGGCCGGTGCCAGGTCCGGCCCGCGTTCGGCGAGTTCGCGAAGTGGAAGATCGCCTCGACCCCCGACGACGTGAGCGAGTGGACCTCGAGCGAGACGAACTATCGCGGCCGCCGCCCCATCGCCGACGGCAACCGGCTCGGTTGCCAGGCGCTGGTGTGCGGCGACCTCGTCGTCGACGTACCGGCCGAGAGCCAGGTTCACCGTCCCGTCGTGCGCAAGAAGATCGACCTCACCGGGCTCACACTCGACCCGTTGGTCGTGGCCCGCTACGTCGAACTACCGTCCCTCGACCTCGGTGACGAGCGGACCGACGCCGAGCTGCTCGCCACCGCGCTCGAGGCCGACTGGGGCATCACCGACGCCATCGTCGACGCCCGCTCCCTGCCCGACCTCCAGCTCGCCATCCGCACCGGCAAGCGCGCGGTCACCGCGATCGTCCACACCGACGGCACGGTCATGCACGTGCGACCCGGTTTCGACGAGACCGTGCTCGGCCTGGCGATCGATGTCGGGTCGACCACCATCGCCGGCTACCTCGTCGACCTCGCCACCGGCGAGGTCATCGCCGGCGGCGGCGCGATGAACCCGCAGATCCGCTTCGGTGAAGACCTCATGAGCCGGGTGTCCTACGTGATGATGAACCCGGGGGGCGAGCGAGAACTCACCGCCGCGGTCCGAGCCGCCCTCGACGGCATGGTCGACGAGCTCGCGGCCGACCTGAGCGAGGAGTCGGTCGACCTGCGCCGCCGCATCCACGATGTGGTGCTGGTCGGCAATCCGGTCATGCACCATCTGCTGTTGGGCATCGACCCCACCCCGCTCGGCGCCGCCCCGTTCACCCTCACCGTCGGCGCGCCCGTCGACCTCCGTGCCGACGAACTCGATCTCGACCTCCCGTTCGCCCGAGCCCATGTCGGCCCCTGCATCGCCGGCCATGTCGGCGCCGATGCCGCCGCAGCGACGCTGAACGAGGGCACCCACCGCAGCGACCACCCGCAACTGATGGTCGATGTGGGGACCAACGCCGAGATCGTCCTCGGCACCGCCCGCGCCACGTATGCCGCGTCCTCCCCCACCGGCCCGGCGTTCGAGGGCGCCCAGATCAGTTGCGGCATGCGGGCCACCGCCGGGGCCATCGAGCGCATCCGCATCGACCGGGCGACCTTCGCACCGCGCTACAAGGTCATCGGATCCGATCTCTGGAGCGACGAACCCGGATTCGCGGAGGAGACGGCGAAGCTCGATGTCGCCGGCCTCTGTGGCTCGGCGATCATCGAGATCATCGGCGAGATGTACCTGGCCGGCGTGTGTGACCAGAACGGTGTCGTCCAGGGCGCACTCGCCGCGGTCACGGACCGGGTGAAGCCCGACCATCGCACGTTCCGCTACGTCATCCGAGCCGCCGAGGGCGACGACCCCGAACTCGCCATCACGCAGGACGACGTGCGCCAGATCCAGCTCGCCGGGTCGGCGCTGCGGGCCGGCATCGATCTGCTGATGGAACACGCCGGGATCGACGAGGTGCACGACGTCCGGCTCGCCGGTGCGTTCGGCGCCCACATCGATCCGCTGTACGCGCTGGTCCTCGGCCTCGTCCCCGACTGTCCGGTCGAGGGTGTCCGTGCCGTGGGCAACTCGTCGGGAGCCGGCGCCGTGCGGATGCTCGTATCGGCTGCCCAGCGGGCCGAGATCGCCGCCGCCGTCGACGGCATCGAGAAGATCGAGACGGCGACCGAACCCCGCTTCCAGGAACTCTTCGTCGCCGCCATGGCGTTCCCGCACGACACGGCACCCAGCCCCCATCTGGCCGGCATCGTCGATCTGCCGCCGCGCCTCGCCGAGTCGGCATCCGGCCGCCCGAAGCGGCGGCGACGACGACCGCCACCGACCTAG
- a CDS encoding dihydropteroate synthase → MTDTVISSATKEVVIGFDRPFVMIGERINPTGRKLLAEEMKNGDFSRVEADALAQVAAGAHMLDVNAGIPLADEPALLAQAIQLVQSVTDVPLAIDSSIIEALEAGIAVYQGKPLINSVTGENEVMERVLPLVAKHGAAVVAISNDETGISEDPDVRFEVAKKIVLAAADYGIPKEDVIVDPLVMPIGAMGTAGQQVFALVRRLREELGVNTTCGASNVSFGLPNRHAITGTYLAMAIGAGMTSAIMSPLHDEVKTAIMAADVLAGQDKDCSAWIQQFRDPNAGTGAGGARRRGGRRRGGAAT, encoded by the coding sequence GTGACCGACACCGTCATCAGCTCCGCAACCAAAGAGGTCGTCATCGGCTTCGATCGTCCCTTCGTGATGATCGGTGAGCGCATCAACCCCACGGGCCGCAAGCTCCTCGCCGAAGAGATGAAGAACGGCGACTTCAGCCGGGTCGAGGCCGACGCCCTCGCACAGGTCGCCGCCGGTGCCCACATGCTCGACGTCAACGCCGGCATCCCGCTGGCCGACGAGCCGGCACTGCTCGCCCAGGCGATCCAGCTGGTGCAGTCGGTCACCGACGTGCCCCTCGCCATCGACTCGTCGATCATCGAAGCGCTCGAGGCCGGCATCGCCGTCTATCAGGGCAAGCCGCTGATCAACTCGGTCACCGGTGAGAACGAGGTGATGGAGCGTGTCCTCCCGCTGGTCGCGAAGCACGGTGCCGCCGTCGTCGCCATCTCCAACGACGAAACCGGTATCAGCGAAGACCCCGACGTGCGTTTCGAGGTGGCCAAGAAGATCGTGCTCGCCGCGGCCGACTACGGCATCCCGAAGGAGGACGTGATCGTCGATCCCCTGGTGATGCCGATCGGCGCGATGGGCACGGCCGGCCAGCAGGTGTTCGCGCTCGTCCGTCGCCTCCGCGAGGAATTGGGCGTCAACACAACGTGCGGCGCCTCCAACGTCAGTTTCGGCCTGCCCAACCGCCATGCCATCACCGGCACCTACCTGGCCATGGCCATCGGTGCCGGAATGACGTCGGCCATCATGAGTCCCCTTCACGACGAGGTGAAGACCGCGATCATGGCCGCGGATGTGCTCGCCGGTCAGGACAAGGACTGCTCGGCGTGGATTCAACAGTTCCGCGACCCCAACGCCGGCACCGGGGCCGGCGGCGCGCGTCGTCGGGGTGGACGCCGCCGCGGCGGCGCGGCGACCTGA
- a CDS encoding virulence factor, with product MTRAGRRRAASPGIVTIFWRDIPAQITVTTPDGANEKVLLEPRFQHAIDRAAHVAGLTETQSYVEQWRRVAAPLEGDPTELAQATADAIHSDYPRDRLEALVAAGGIEPDGGPDQ from the coding sequence ATGACCCGCGCGGGCCGCCGTCGGGCCGCCTCGCCCGGCATCGTCACCATCTTCTGGCGCGACATCCCCGCCCAGATCACCGTCACCACCCCTGACGGCGCCAACGAGAAGGTGCTGCTCGAGCCCCGCTTCCAGCACGCCATCGACCGCGCCGCACACGTTGCGGGCCTCACCGAGACCCAGAGCTATGTCGAGCAGTGGCGACGCGTCGCGGCGCCGCTCGAGGGCGACCCGACCGAACTCGCGCAGGCCACCGCCGACGCGATCCATTCCGACTACCCCCGAGACCGCCTGGAAGCCCTTGTGGCCGCCGGCGGGATCGAGCCCGATGGAGGGCCAGACCAGTGA
- a CDS encoding DUF1638 domain-containing protein, whose translation MSPSPRVLILACGALAREIRDVARLHELDNVTLECLPASLHMTPQHITPAVRDRLSRHGDEFDRVLIGYADCGTGGHLADLCGELSTESRPVEMMPGAHCYQFFTGADAFLAMHDADPTAFYLTDYLVKHFERIIIGGLGIAAHPELEEMYFGNYTKMIYLAQTDDPILDEKAKAAAARLDLVFERIATGYGQLESEILEVAR comes from the coding sequence ATGAGCCCCTCGCCGCGCGTGTTGATCCTCGCGTGCGGCGCGCTGGCCCGCGAGATCCGCGACGTCGCCCGGCTCCACGAGCTCGACAACGTCACCCTCGAGTGTCTGCCGGCCTCGCTGCACATGACACCGCAGCACATCACCCCCGCCGTTCGGGATCGGCTGTCCCGCCATGGCGACGAGTTCGATCGGGTGCTGATCGGCTACGCCGACTGCGGTACCGGCGGACATCTCGCCGACCTCTGCGGGGAGCTCTCCACCGAGTCGCGCCCCGTCGAGATGATGCCGGGGGCGCACTGCTACCAGTTCTTCACCGGGGCCGACGCGTTCCTCGCCATGCACGATGCCGACCCGACTGCCTTCTACCTGACCGACTATCTCGTGAAACACTTCGAGCGCATCATCATCGGTGGTCTCGGGATCGCCGCTCATCCGGAGCTCGAAGAGATGTATTTCGGCAACTACACCAAGATGATCTATCTCGCGCAGACCGACGACCCCATTCTCGACGAGAAGGCCAAGGCCGCAGCGGCTCGCCTCGATCTCGTCTTCGAACGCATCGCCACCGGCTACGGCCAGCTCGAGTCCGAGATCCTGGAGGTCGCCCGATGA
- a CDS encoding B12-binding domain-containing protein yields the protein MTDQPDDEEIDLNALSDEDLTAQMHDDLYDGLADEIAEGTNILLGRGWSADKVLNDALVEAMRIVGIDFRDGILFVPEVLLAANAMKAGMAILRPLLAETGAEPIGSVVIGTVKGDIHDIGKNLVGMMLEGAGFEVHNLGINTDVDEFLAAIEEHKPDIIGMSALLTTTMPYMKVVIDTLVEKGMRDDYIVLVGGAPLNEEFAEAIGADAYCRDAAVASETASSLVAARRAA from the coding sequence TTGACTGATCAACCCGACGACGAAGAGATCGATCTCAACGCGCTCAGCGACGAGGATCTCACCGCCCAGATGCACGACGACCTCTACGACGGCCTGGCCGACGAGATCGCCGAGGGCACCAACATTCTCCTCGGCCGTGGCTGGTCGGCCGACAAGGTGCTCAACGACGCATTGGTCGAGGCCATGCGCATCGTCGGCATCGACTTCCGCGACGGCATTCTCTTCGTCCCCGAGGTGCTACTCGCCGCCAACGCGATGAAGGCCGGCATGGCGATCCTGCGGCCGCTCCTGGCCGAGACGGGCGCCGAGCCCATCGGTTCCGTGGTGATCGGTACCGTCAAGGGCGACATCCACGACATCGGCAAGAACCTGGTCGGCATGATGCTCGAGGGCGCCGGTTTCGAGGTCCACAACCTGGGCATCAACACCGACGTCGACGAGTTCCTGGCGGCCATCGAGGAGCACAAGCCCGACATCATCGGCATGTCGGCGCTGCTCACCACCACCATGCCCTACATGAAGGTCGTGATCGACACGCTCGTCGAGAAGGGCATGCGAGACGACTACATCGTGCTCGTCGGCGGCGCCCCGCTCAACGAAGAGTTCGCCGAGGCCATCGGTGCCGACGCGTACTGCCGCGACGCCGCGGTCGCCTCCGAAACCGCCTCGTCTCTGGTCGCCGCCCGCCGAGCGGCATGA
- the leuS gene encoding leucine--tRNA ligase, with the protein MSEETGPDDRPLHRYDASRADEIETRWQEAWRAEGTYHAPNPAGPLENADSGLTDQPKLFIMDMFPYPSGTGLHVGHPLGYISTDVYARFKRMTGYNVLHAMGYDAFGLPAEEHARQTGEHPRVNTERNIANMTRQLERLGLGHDERRSVATTDPAFYRWTQWIFLQLFDAWFDEDQQKGRPIDELVAEFDAGSRTPKGGENWASADESTRREIVQQYRLAYVDDAPVNWCPGLGTVLANEEVTAEGRSERGNFPVFRRPLRQWMMRITAYADRLLADLELLDWTDSIKTMQRNWIGRSEGAFVDFASDAGPLRVFTTRPDTLFGATYMVLAPEHPLVDELIADVWPENTDPRWTSGARTPADAVAIYRARVEQMTDLDRQETKEKTGVFLGSTAVNPTTGKPIPVFIADYVLMGYGTGAIMAVPAQDTRDWEFAELFGLPIVRTVQPPDGWEDDGGEAYVGEGPAINSSFLDGLGVDAAKTRIIEWLEAEGHGERTVTYKLRDWLFSRQRYWGEPFPIVYGDDDLPRAVPDEELPVLLPDLMDWAPRELDEDSEPEPPLGRVEEWREVELDLGDGPRAYRRELNTMPQWAGSCWYYLRYLDPTNENAMVDPAVEQYWMGDADADGVGGVDLYVGGVEHAVLHLLYSRFWHKVLFDLGHVSGPEPFKRLINQGYIQAAAFQDDRGAYVPAEEVEGDQDAGFTHDGKPVTRSFGKMGKSLKNSVTPDDMYAVYGADTLRLYEMAMGPIDQDRPWETRSVVGSHRLLQRVWRNLVDEETGELTVVDEPADDELRKLLHRTIDGVRADMDGLRFNTAIAKVTELNNELTKRDAGTPREVADAIVRMLSPLVPHVTEELWHRMGGEGSVTRARFPEADPSMLVDDTVEVPVQVNGKVRGKIMIAADADEATAIAAALAEANVQAHIGGKELRKTIYVPGRMVTLVV; encoded by the coding sequence GTGTCAGAGGAAACCGGACCCGACGATCGCCCGCTCCATCGCTACGACGCGAGCCGCGCCGACGAGATCGAGACCCGCTGGCAGGAGGCCTGGCGGGCCGAGGGCACGTATCACGCGCCGAATCCCGCCGGCCCGCTCGAGAATGCCGATTCGGGCCTGACCGACCAGCCGAAGCTCTTCATCATGGACATGTTCCCGTACCCCTCGGGTACCGGACTCCACGTGGGGCACCCGTTGGGCTACATCTCCACCGACGTCTACGCCCGGTTCAAGCGGATGACCGGCTACAACGTGCTCCACGCCATGGGCTACGACGCCTTCGGCCTTCCGGCCGAAGAGCACGCCCGTCAGACCGGTGAGCACCCCCGGGTCAACACCGAGCGCAACATCGCGAACATGACTCGCCAGCTGGAGCGACTGGGTCTCGGCCACGACGAGCGCCGCTCGGTCGCCACCACCGATCCTGCGTTCTACCGGTGGACACAGTGGATCTTCCTGCAACTCTTCGACGCGTGGTTCGACGAGGATCAGCAGAAGGGCCGCCCGATCGACGAACTGGTGGCCGAGTTCGACGCAGGGTCTCGCACACCGAAGGGGGGCGAGAACTGGGCCTCGGCCGACGAGTCGACCCGTCGGGAGATCGTGCAGCAGTACCGGCTCGCCTATGTCGACGATGCCCCGGTGAACTGGTGCCCCGGTCTCGGCACCGTGCTGGCCAATGAGGAGGTCACCGCCGAGGGTCGTTCCGAGCGGGGCAACTTCCCGGTTTTCCGGCGACCGTTGCGCCAGTGGATGATGCGCATCACGGCCTATGCCGATCGGTTGCTCGCCGATCTCGAGCTGCTCGACTGGACCGACTCGATCAAGACGATGCAACGCAACTGGATCGGTCGCAGCGAGGGCGCGTTCGTCGACTTTGCCAGCGACGCCGGTCCGCTGCGGGTGTTCACGACCCGGCCCGACACGCTCTTCGGCGCCACCTACATGGTGCTCGCTCCCGAACACCCGCTCGTCGACGAACTGATCGCCGACGTGTGGCCCGAGAACACCGATCCCCGGTGGACCTCCGGCGCACGGACGCCGGCCGACGCCGTCGCGATCTATCGCGCCCGAGTCGAGCAGATGACCGACCTCGACCGCCAGGAGACCAAGGAGAAGACGGGTGTCTTCCTCGGTTCGACCGCCGTCAACCCCACGACCGGGAAGCCGATCCCGGTCTTCATCGCCGACTATGTGCTCATGGGCTACGGAACGGGCGCGATCATGGCCGTGCCGGCCCAGGACACTCGCGACTGGGAGTTCGCCGAGCTGTTCGGGCTTCCGATCGTCCGCACCGTGCAGCCGCCCGATGGGTGGGAGGACGATGGTGGCGAGGCCTACGTGGGTGAGGGGCCGGCCATCAACTCGTCGTTCCTCGACGGGTTGGGGGTCGACGCAGCCAAGACGCGGATCATCGAGTGGCTCGAGGCGGAGGGCCATGGGGAGCGCACCGTCACCTACAAGCTGCGTGACTGGCTCTTCAGCCGCCAGCGCTACTGGGGCGAGCCGTTTCCGATCGTCTACGGCGACGACGACCTGCCCCGCGCCGTGCCCGACGAGGAGCTGCCGGTGCTCCTGCCCGACCTCATGGACTGGGCGCCGAGAGAGCTCGACGAAGACTCCGAGCCGGAGCCGCCGCTCGGACGCGTCGAGGAGTGGCGCGAGGTCGAGCTCGACCTCGGCGACGGGCCCCGTGCCTACCGTCGCGAGCTCAACACGATGCCGCAGTGGGCGGGCTCGTGTTGGTACTACCTGCGCTATCTCGACCCGACCAACGAGAACGCCATGGTCGACCCGGCCGTGGAGCAGTACTGGATGGGCGACGCCGATGCCGACGGTGTCGGGGGCGTCGATCTCTACGTGGGCGGCGTGGAGCACGCCGTGCTGCACCTGCTCTATTCGCGCTTCTGGCACAAGGTCCTCTTCGACCTCGGCCATGTCTCGGGCCCCGAGCCGTTCAAGCGCCTCATCAACCAGGGCTACATCCAGGCCGCCGCGTTCCAGGACGACCGCGGTGCCTACGTCCCCGCCGAGGAGGTCGAGGGTGACCAGGATGCGGGCTTCACCCACGACGGCAAGCCGGTCACCCGCAGCTTCGGGAAGATGGGCAAGTCGCTGAAGAACTCGGTGACCCCCGACGACATGTACGCCGTCTATGGCGCCGACACCCTGCGCCTCTACGAGATGGCCATGGGTCCGATCGACCAGGATCGCCCGTGGGAGACCCGCTCCGTGGTGGGTTCCCATCGTCTGTTGCAGCGGGTCTGGCGCAATCTGGTCGACGAGGAGACCGGCGAGCTCACCGTTGTCGACGAGCCGGCCGACGACGAACTCCGCAAGCTGCTGCACCGCACGATCGACGGCGTGCGGGCCGACATGGACGGTCTGCGGTTCAACACGGCGATCGCCAAGGTGACCGAGCTCAACAACGAGCTGACCAAGCGCGACGCCGGGACCCCCCGTGAGGTGGCCGACGCCATCGTGCGCATGCTGTCGCCGCTCGTTCCCCACGTGACCGAAGAGCTGTGGCATCGCATGGGCGGCGAGGGTTCCGTCACCCGGGCCCGGTTCCCCGAGGCCGACCCGTCGATGCTGGTCGACGACACCGTCGAGGTGCCGGTGCAGGTCAACGGCAAGGTGCGAGGCAAGATCATGATCGCCGCCGATGCCGACGAGGCGACCGCCATCGCCGCCGCCCTGGCCGAGGCCAATGTGCAGGCGCACATCGGCGGGAAGGAGCTCCGCAAGACGATCTACGTCCCCGGCCGCATGGTCACCCTCGTCGTCTGA
- a CDS encoding MBOAT family O-acyltransferase: protein MPFNTITFAVFFVGVLVLYWGARPNARNVVLVVSSYVFYGWWDWRFLSLLAISTVVDYSLGLGMAASDDDRRRKRLMLTSVAVNLGILGVFKYLNFFADSLTEMFDGLGWQADPFTLTVILPVGISFYTFQTMSYSLDVYRRRIEPTRDVVAFATYVAYFPQLVAGPIERAQNLLPAILDTDRRFPVDAERRDAIRLILVGLAKKVVLADGVAEIANRAFAESDTSSAVALTTGVVAFAIQIYGDFSGYTDIARGVSKLLGIDLVVNFTEPYLSRNITEFWRRWHISLSNWLRDYLYISLGGNRKGTLTTYRNLMLTMLLGGLWHGASWNFVIWGGLHGLYLVIHKLTRGGKEATHEPCLRDLPAIIVTNVAVLFAWIFFRANGLGEAWDVISGIATLRGGSIRPADVATVALFTAIMIGGDLWQRSHMDRLSRGTTVSVSPVLQGAGAGFLVAAVVLFSGGTPVPFIYFQF from the coding sequence ATGCCGTTCAACACCATCACGTTCGCGGTGTTCTTCGTGGGGGTACTGGTCCTGTACTGGGGCGCGCGACCGAACGCTCGCAATGTGGTGCTGGTCGTCTCGTCCTACGTCTTCTACGGCTGGTGGGACTGGCGATTCCTGTCCCTGCTCGCCATCTCGACCGTCGTCGACTACTCACTCGGCCTCGGCATGGCCGCGAGCGACGACGACCGGCGGCGCAAGCGGCTCATGCTCACGAGCGTCGCCGTCAATCTCGGCATCCTCGGCGTCTTCAAGTACCTGAACTTCTTCGCCGACAGCCTCACCGAGATGTTCGACGGACTCGGGTGGCAGGCCGACCCGTTCACGCTCACCGTGATTCTTCCGGTCGGCATCAGCTTCTACACGTTCCAGACGATGTCCTACAGCCTCGACGTCTACCGCCGCCGCATCGAGCCGACGCGAGACGTCGTCGCCTTCGCCACCTATGTCGCCTACTTCCCGCAACTCGTGGCCGGGCCCATCGAACGAGCCCAGAACCTGCTCCCCGCGATCCTCGACACCGACCGTCGGTTCCCGGTCGACGCCGAACGCCGAGACGCCATCCGCCTCATCCTGGTCGGGCTCGCCAAGAAGGTGGTGCTCGCCGATGGCGTCGCCGAGATCGCCAACCGGGCCTTCGCCGAATCCGACACCTCGTCGGCCGTCGCCCTCACGACGGGTGTGGTGGCGTTCGCAATCCAGATCTACGGCGACTTCTCGGGCTACACCGACATCGCCCGAGGCGTCTCGAAGCTTCTGGGTATCGATCTCGTCGTCAACTTCACCGAGCCCTATCTCTCGCGCAACATCACCGAGTTCTGGCGCCGCTGGCACATCTCGCTGTCCAACTGGCTCCGCGACTATCTCTACATCTCCCTCGGCGGCAATCGGAAGGGCACCCTCACGACCTACCGAAACCTCATGCTCACCATGCTGCTCGGCGGTCTCTGGCACGGCGCCTCGTGGAACTTCGTCATCTGGGGCGGGCTCCACGGCCTCTATCTCGTGATCCACAAACTCACCCGAGGCGGCAAGGAAGCAACCCACGAACCATGCCTCCGCGACCTCCCCGCCATCATCGTCACCAACGTCGCCGTGCTCTTCGCCTGGATCTTCTTCCGGGCCAACGGGTTGGGTGAGGCCTGGGACGTCATCAGCGGCATCGCGACCCTGCGCGGCGGCTCGATCCGGCCCGCTGACGTGGCCACCGTCGCGCTGTTCACCGCCATCATGATCGGGGGCGACCTCTGGCAACGCAGCCACATGGACCGGCTGTCCCGCGGCACCACGGTGTCGGTGTCGCCGGTGCTGCAGGGGGCCGGCGCCGGCTTCCTCGTTGCCGCCGTGGTGCTCTTCTCCGGCGGGACCCCGGTCCCCTTCATCTACTTCCAGTTCTGA
- a CDS encoding HAD family hydrolase, with amino-acid sequence MISPDRIDAVVFDMGGVFVVPAPEPIAAIVRAEGVTLALDDAAVRRGHYAGVAAMTGALAHMAVSESDPLVWEAYDRAYFSAVGLAGESLEIAVDARRHARVNGDSTVIWTHVLEENRDAFHDIATRRPVAVVTNNNGTAIAQCTDLGLCQIGEGLLPTVAAIVDSGVLGIAKPDPRIFGPALEALGTEAARTLYVGDTVHADVRGADAAGMPVVQLDPFDHHADHDHWRLPDLVALAAHLS; translated from the coding sequence ATGATCTCCCCGGACCGGATCGACGCCGTGGTGTTCGACATGGGCGGGGTCTTCGTGGTCCCGGCGCCGGAGCCGATCGCCGCCATCGTGCGAGCGGAGGGCGTCACCCTCGCGCTCGACGACGCCGCGGTTCGGCGAGGCCACTACGCCGGCGTGGCCGCGATGACCGGTGCCCTGGCCCACATGGCGGTGTCGGAGTCCGACCCGCTCGTGTGGGAGGCCTACGACCGCGCCTACTTCTCGGCGGTTGGCCTGGCCGGAGAGTCACTGGAGATCGCGGTCGATGCCCGTCGACACGCCCGCGTGAACGGCGACAGCACCGTGATCTGGACCCACGTCCTCGAAGAGAACCGCGACGCGTTCCACGACATCGCGACGCGGCGGCCGGTCGCGGTGGTCACGAACAACAACGGCACCGCGATCGCCCAGTGCACCGACCTCGGACTGTGCCAGATCGGCGAGGGACTACTCCCGACCGTGGCGGCCATCGTCGACTCCGGGGTGCTGGGGATCGCCAAACCCGACCCGCGGATCTTCGGGCCGGCGCTCGAGGCCCTCGGCACCGAGGCGGCACGCACGCTCTACGTCGGTGACACGGTCCACGCCGATGTGCGCGGGGCCGACGCCGCCGGCATGCCGGTGGTGCAGCTCGATCCGTTCGATCATCACGCCGATCACGATCACTGGCGCCTCCCCGATCTGGTCGCGCTGGCCGCCCACCTGTCGTGA
- a CDS encoding crosslink repair DNA glycosylase YcaQ family protein — protein sequence MTVAISAAAARRIALGAQGFRDPRPKGTVDRRHLRRVMGRVQLLQLDSVPVVMRTQYMPAFSRLGPYEPDLHDRIAYGHDEWLEAWCHEASLVPMEDEPLLRWSKARARRGETWGHLARLAEDDPAYVADVLAQVRERPLAPGELDEPRRQEGEWWGDRSHGAVALDWLFRVGEVGIRRRPGFVKEFDLLERIVPESIRRQPTPTEEDAHRTLLMRAAASLGIAAVPDLVDYHRLPKVPAKVRVAELVEDGLLVEAEVEGWNRPALLHPEAARPRAIDACTLVSPFDPVVWFRERASRLFGFDYRIEIYTPAPKRVYGYYVLPFLLGDELVGRVDLKTDRAERVLRVKAAFAEPGREPVAVAEALRGALDDLATFVGTDGWVVDGQSGDVTPYLR from the coding sequence GTGACCGTCGCGATCTCCGCGGCGGCGGCCCGTCGGATCGCGCTCGGGGCGCAGGGCTTCCGGGATCCCCGGCCGAAGGGCACCGTCGACCGCCGGCACCTCCGGCGGGTGATGGGCCGTGTGCAGCTGCTCCAACTCGACTCCGTCCCCGTCGTCATGCGAACGCAGTACATGCCCGCGTTCTCTCGTCTCGGGCCCTACGAGCCGGACCTGCACGACCGCATCGCCTACGGACACGACGAATGGCTCGAGGCCTGGTGTCACGAGGCCTCGCTCGTCCCGATGGAGGACGAGCCCCTGCTGCGCTGGTCGAAGGCCCGCGCTCGTCGGGGCGAGACGTGGGGCCATCTCGCCCGGCTCGCCGAGGACGACCCCGCCTATGTCGCCGACGTGCTCGCCCAGGTGCGGGAGCGTCCGCTGGCCCCGGGCGAGCTCGACGAGCCCCGGCGTCAGGAAGGGGAGTGGTGGGGCGACCGGTCACACGGCGCCGTCGCACTCGACTGGCTCTTCCGCGTCGGCGAGGTCGGCATCCGGCGGCGGCCCGGCTTCGTGAAGGAGTTCGACCTCCTCGAGCGGATCGTCCCCGAGTCGATCCGCCGGCAACCGACACCGACCGAGGAGGACGCGCACCGGACACTGCTGATGCGGGCGGCGGCCAGCCTCGGCATCGCCGCGGTGCCCGATCTCGTCGACTACCACCGGTTGCCCAAGGTTCCGGCCAAGGTGCGCGTGGCCGAACTGGTCGAGGACGGGCTCCTCGTCGAGGCGGAGGTCGAAGGCTGGAATCGGCCTGCGTTGCTACATCCGGAGGCGGCCCGGCCCCGGGCCATCGACGCCTGCACACTGGTGTCGCCCTTCGACCCGGTGGTGTGGTTTCGCGAGCGAGCGTCGCGCCTGTTCGGCTTCGACTACCGGATCGAGATCTACACACCGGCCCCCAAGCGCGTCTACGGCTACTACGTGCTCCCGTTCCTGCTCGGTGACGAGCTCGTCGGGCGGGTCGATCTCAAGACCGACCGGGCCGAGCGGGTGCTACGCGTCAAGGCGGCGTTCGCCGAGCCCGGTCGTGAACCGGTTGCGGTGGCCGAGGCGTTGCGTGGTGCGCTCGACGATCTGGCGACGTTCGTGGGAACCGACGGCTGGGTCGTCGACGGTCAGTCGGGCGACGTCACCCCGTACCTTCGCTGA